A stretch of Microbacterium sp. 4R-513 DNA encodes these proteins:
- a CDS encoding GNAT family N-acetyltransferase, whose protein sequence is MSHIELRPLDDDDLDAIFEMMRDPEAIEMAAFTASDPEDRDAFDAWMARNRSMSDVESFVVTERGAFAGTAALFTVDGDREVTYWIARHAWGRGVATEALRLLVAHEPIRPLFARAAAGNRASIAVLERNGFTEVSRNTAFAPGVGRQVEEAVFTLVPTLDGI, encoded by the coding sequence GTGAGCCACATCGAGCTGCGCCCCCTCGACGACGACGACCTCGACGCGATCTTCGAGATGATGCGCGACCCCGAGGCGATCGAGATGGCCGCGTTCACGGCATCCGATCCCGAAGACCGCGATGCCTTCGACGCGTGGATGGCGCGCAACCGCTCGATGTCGGATGTCGAGAGCTTCGTCGTGACAGAGCGGGGTGCGTTCGCCGGCACGGCCGCGCTCTTCACGGTCGATGGCGACCGCGAGGTGACCTACTGGATCGCCCGGCACGCGTGGGGTCGCGGCGTCGCGACCGAGGCGCTGCGTCTTCTCGTCGCCCACGAGCCGATCCGGCCGCTGTTCGCCCGCGCCGCTGCCGGCAACCGGGCCTCGATCGCCGTGCTCGAGCGCAACGGCTTCACCGAGGTGTCGCGCAACACCGCCTTCGCCCCCGGCGTCGGCCGGCAGGTGGAAGAGGCCGTGTTCACCCTTGTGCCGACCCTCGACGGCATCTGA
- a CDS encoding FHA domain-containing protein, translated as MSELTLLLLRIGFLVLLWAFVFAVVYSLRADLFGVKVRRMPEPQAAAVPAAAQTAGASAPTAAAPSVKPAPPVKGGKATTETVSRIVITSGPKAGLELPLGTEPLTIGRSSESGLVVRDDYTSSHHARLLLWGDQWMIQDLDSTNGTWHDGVRVTAPVPVVVGAPIKVGATTFELRK; from the coding sequence GTGAGCGAGCTGACGCTCCTCCTCCTGCGCATCGGCTTCCTCGTGCTGCTGTGGGCGTTCGTGTTCGCCGTCGTCTACTCCCTGCGCGCCGACCTCTTCGGCGTGAAGGTGCGACGGATGCCGGAGCCCCAGGCCGCGGCCGTGCCGGCAGCGGCGCAGACGGCCGGCGCGTCCGCCCCGACGGCGGCCGCTCCCTCGGTCAAGCCCGCGCCGCCGGTCAAGGGGGGCAAGGCGACCACTGAGACCGTTTCGCGCATCGTCATCACGAGCGGTCCCAAGGCGGGCCTCGAGCTCCCTCTCGGCACCGAGCCGCTGACGATCGGACGCTCGAGCGAGTCCGGGCTCGTCGTCCGCGACGACTACACCTCGAGCCACCACGCCCGGCTGCTGCTGTGGGGCGACCAGTGGATGATCCAGGACCTCGACTCGACCAACGGCACGTGGCACGACGGCGTCCGCGTGACGGCTCCCGTCCCGGTCGTCGTCGGCGCCCCCATCAAGGTCGGGGCGACGACGTTCGAGCTGCGGAAGTAG
- a CDS encoding FtsW/RodA/SpoVE family cell cycle protein, with protein sequence MSTGSPTARNAARTPPAGIPTASVSTDTAVVRALRRIRVPQTQRNRELVLLIFAFVINASAVALVQLGAIGSIDGLFLVYCGGLTALVLALHIVLRLQARDADPFVVPIATLLTGLGLAMIYRIDIAKKLHGWDAFSTRQLAWAGIALIGAILVVVLLRNYRVLFRYTYVAGFVGLLLLVLPIIPGLGADANADVWVDLGIFSFQPGELAKIALAIFFAGYLVRTRESLTSVGTRFLGITWPRARELGPLLVIWLVSLGIIVLQRDLGTGLLIFGMFVAMLYVATGKTSWVVIGVALAVAGAFLASRVLPYVQGRFTNWLDAFNPEVIDANGGSFQLVQGIFGLAQGGLIGTGLGQGRPYITPLSQSDYILPSLGEELGLIGVFAILCLYMVFASRGIRIGLAGQDDFGKLLATGLSFTIALQVFIMVGGVTRIIPLTGLTTPFLTAGGSSLIANWLIVALLLRISDAVRSRPRVVIG encoded by the coding sequence ATGAGCACCGGAAGCCCCACGGCCCGCAACGCGGCCCGGACCCCGCCCGCCGGCATCCCGACGGCGTCCGTCAGCACCGACACCGCCGTCGTGCGGGCGCTCCGGCGCATCCGGGTGCCGCAGACGCAGCGCAACCGGGAGCTGGTGCTGCTCATCTTCGCGTTCGTCATCAACGCTTCCGCGGTCGCGCTCGTGCAGCTCGGCGCGATCGGGTCGATCGACGGTCTCTTCCTCGTCTACTGCGGGGGTCTCACGGCCCTCGTACTGGCGCTGCACATCGTGCTCCGCCTGCAGGCCCGCGACGCCGACCCGTTCGTCGTGCCGATCGCCACGCTGCTCACCGGCCTCGGCCTCGCGATGATCTATCGGATCGACATCGCCAAGAAGCTCCACGGGTGGGATGCCTTCTCGACGCGTCAGCTCGCCTGGGCGGGCATCGCCCTGATCGGCGCCATCCTCGTCGTGGTGCTGCTGCGCAATTACCGCGTGCTCTTCCGCTACACCTACGTCGCGGGCTTCGTCGGTCTGCTCCTGCTGGTGCTGCCGATCATCCCCGGGCTCGGCGCCGACGCCAACGCCGATGTCTGGGTCGACCTCGGCATCTTCAGCTTCCAGCCCGGTGAGCTCGCCAAGATCGCCCTCGCGATCTTCTTCGCCGGCTACCTCGTGCGCACCCGCGAGTCGCTCACGTCGGTGGGCACGCGCTTCCTCGGCATCACGTGGCCGCGCGCCCGTGAGCTGGGCCCGCTGCTGGTCATCTGGCTCGTCTCGCTCGGCATCATCGTGCTCCAGCGCGACCTCGGCACCGGCCTTCTCATCTTCGGCATGTTCGTCGCGATGCTCTACGTCGCGACCGGCAAGACGAGCTGGGTCGTGATCGGTGTCGCCCTCGCCGTGGCGGGCGCCTTCCTCGCTTCGCGCGTGCTCCCCTACGTGCAGGGCCGGTTCACCAACTGGCTGGATGCCTTCAACCCCGAGGTCATCGACGCCAACGGCGGCAGCTTCCAGCTCGTGCAGGGCATCTTCGGCCTCGCGCAGGGCGGCCTCATCGGCACGGGCCTCGGCCAGGGCCGTCCCTACATCACGCCGCTGTCGCAGAGCGACTACATCCTGCCGAGCCTCGGCGAGGAGCTCGGCCTCATCGGGGTCTTCGCAATCCTCTGCCTCTACATGGTCTTCGCGAGCCGCGGCATCCGCATCGGCCTGGCCGGACAGGACGACTTCGGCAAGCTCCTCGCGACCGGCCTGTCGTTCACGATCGCGCTGCAGGTCTTCATCATGGTCGGCGGCGTGACGCGCATCATCCCGCTCACGGGCCTCACGACGCCGTTCCTCACGGCGGGCGGCTCATCGCTCATCGCGAACTGGCTCATCGTGGCCCTGCTCCTGCGCATCTCGGACGCGGTCCGCAGCCGGCCCCGGGTGGTGATCGGCTAG
- a CDS encoding penicillin-binding transpeptidase domain-containing protein, whose amino-acid sequence MTKELRRLSILMLIMFLALFASTSWIQVVQAETLAQNPRNTRALYDSYQVQRGSIIASGAAIASSVPSNDVYSWQRVYTDAPMWSAVTGWINPALGSATGIELEMNQVLSGTAGSQFLARVEQIVTGQPQRGSNVELSLDATVQKAAFDALGDQQGAVIAIEPSTGRVLAMVSSPTFDTNLLASHDAKAANDYYDGLDADPKHPLFNRSIGGNLNPPGSTFKLVVASAALASGDYTPQSTVPNPASYQLPQSSSVVYNSTGGACGPGDTVTIADALRLSCNIPFAELAVELGDTAIREEAQKYGFDKSFELPLVSTPSSYPRTIMDDAQTALSGFGQGQVTATPLQMAMVSAGIANGGVVMNPRMVDSVIAPDLSVQQTFENSEFGRAVEEDIAAQLTAMMVADVSDGAASGARIDGVDVAGKTGTAENGDSAPFTLWFTGFAPADDPQVAVAVVVEDGGGQGQSGSGNTIAAPIAKKVMEAVLGR is encoded by the coding sequence ATGACCAAAGAACTGCGCCGCCTCAGCATCCTGATGCTCATCATGTTCCTCGCGCTGTTCGCGTCGACGAGCTGGATCCAGGTCGTGCAGGCCGAGACCCTCGCCCAGAATCCGCGCAACACGCGGGCGCTCTACGACTCGTACCAGGTTCAGCGCGGCTCGATCATCGCGAGCGGCGCGGCGATCGCCTCATCCGTCCCCTCTAACGACGTGTACAGCTGGCAGCGGGTCTACACCGACGCGCCGATGTGGAGTGCGGTGACGGGCTGGATCAACCCCGCCCTCGGCTCGGCCACGGGCATCGAGCTCGAGATGAATCAGGTGCTGAGCGGCACGGCGGGCTCGCAGTTCCTCGCCCGCGTCGAGCAGATCGTCACCGGGCAGCCGCAGCGCGGCTCGAACGTCGAGCTCTCGCTCGATGCCACGGTGCAGAAGGCCGCCTTCGACGCGCTCGGCGACCAGCAGGGCGCCGTCATCGCCATCGAGCCGTCGACCGGCCGCGTGCTCGCGATGGTGTCGAGCCCCACGTTCGACACCAATCTGCTGGCCAGCCACGACGCCAAGGCGGCGAACGACTACTACGACGGGCTCGACGCCGATCCGAAGCATCCCCTCTTCAACCGATCGATCGGCGGCAACCTCAACCCGCCGGGTTCGACGTTCAAGCTCGTCGTCGCGTCGGCCGCACTCGCATCGGGCGACTACACGCCCCAGTCGACCGTGCCGAACCCGGCCTCGTACCAGCTGCCCCAGTCGAGCAGCGTCGTGTACAACTCGACGGGCGGAGCGTGCGGACCGGGCGACACCGTGACGATCGCGGACGCCCTCCGGCTCAGCTGCAACATCCCCTTCGCGGAGCTCGCGGTGGAGCTGGGCGACACGGCGATCCGCGAAGAGGCTCAGAAGTACGGGTTCGACAAGTCGTTCGAGCTTCCGCTCGTCTCGACGCCGTCGAGCTACCCGCGCACCATCATGGACGACGCGCAGACGGCCCTCAGCGGCTTCGGTCAGGGCCAGGTGACGGCGACGCCGCTGCAGATGGCGATGGTGTCGGCGGGAATCGCCAACGGAGGTGTCGTGATGAATCCACGGATGGTCGACAGCGTCATCGCGCCCGACCTCTCGGTGCAGCAGACGTTCGAGAACAGCGAGTTCGGGCGCGCCGTCGAAGAGGACATCGCGGCGCAGCTGACCGCCATGATGGTCGCCGATGTCAGTGACGGCGCGGCATCGGGTGCAAGAATAGACGGCGTCGACGTGGCCGGTAAGACCGGGACCGCGGAGAACGGGGACAGTGCGCCATTCACGCTGTGGTTCACAGGCTTCGCGCCCGCAGACGACCCACAGGTAGCCGTAGCCGTCGTCGTGGAAGACGGCGGCGGGCAAGGTCAATCGGGCAGCGGCAACACGATCGCGGCGCCCATCGCGAAGAAGGTCATGGAGGCGGTGCTGGGACGATGA
- a CDS encoding DUF11 domain-containing protein: MTDRSSTTPATTTTRQRGAASSRPPSQAPRLDGANVFETTNASRQLEVYFQGRIPTNAARNTYTTNTFNGTLDYEVSGLGAQSGSGTSTIHLIGLPPTITASTTTPTIAGGASSATPTTDVTFSVCGTTTNVAADHVPFTPEYVFMAPVGWTITPGSASFPAGSVPDGVSFVYRTAVVGGVARQVAVAAWPAGITFGMNQTLPCMRVIARPDATVAAGTSGQWRAFVGNTGDVQTADIFTLEFTDTPDIDGNPATLRFSEAAPLAAVPVAAVAALQVLKEICLPDASQPDGCQWFADPDNYVGVPPNSDSIRYRLTVTNIGNSTLSDVVGYDILPYPGDTGTSDATGGIARGSTFRETVESVTGPTNGATATYSGATQPCRPEVDATVQNCVDDWSPTPSGAQAIRLAKPGPLPAGQSFSMQYTAAVEGAPGFGAVACNSFAVRVTGLSLVSEPAPVCASIEETDLQIVAGTPRVQQGRPGVLPWTVTNNGGAASTIGTVALGDIPAGLVVTSLTPAGWTCTATDADGNPVFGTAVGPATLSCTSNGPLLLGVPVPLDIPVIATTLAPMTIPAIVSGRMFDTVPENNDAEMQVVPTPPAGGIGVAKDDGVTTASPGDVLTYTITIDNPLDFETITGATLTDELPAGVEFVSASDGGVETDGTVVWSLPDLPGGADQTVILSVRVLPTIATSEIANTAQVSAPDPAITDATLTGEDDDVDAVVTAPALTLTKTSAEDTFAAVGDTVEYRFTASNTGDVTLTGVTIDDPLPGLSALVYTWPGAPGVLQPGEDVEAVATYSITQDDLDQGHVDNSATAEGTPPAGAAVGDDATWTVTSSAVPHLTVTKEAAPTTVVAAGASVVYTIRVLNDGPVTVEDVTITDPLPGLPALQITWPGDEGVLASGQEAVATATYTTTVQDADAGRIVNTATAAGRTPGGVDVSDDGSATVLIPSAPAIEVVKQVDYEPGTAGRAGDTLLYGFTVRNTGNVTLTDVEVTDPLPGLSEIAYGTWPGTPGVLAPGQFVTATATYVVTQDDVDGLAGVSNTATATGTPPTGPDVSDDDTATITTPATSGLQLVKTPTLTPQGDTVAAGDVVEYEFQVTNTGDVTLHDVVLVDPMPGLSALELTWPGAEGILAPLQVLTATATYELTQADIDRGSLTNTARTAGLGPDEVETSDSATAAVVLPPAPVLTLEKTAVLDPAADPTEVGDVIEYSFSATNDGNVTLSGVLIADPLPGLSPLVYSWPGVEGTLAPGDVVTATATYAVTQADIDAGQRPNLATATGRTPGEESVTGSDSALVLLFQQPGIALRKTATAADARWAAGDVVTFSFAVTNTGNVTQTGVEIADPMPGLSQIAYTWPGQPGVLAPGEAATATATYALTGADVARGTLDNTATVTTDRGTEASDSVRISSTPSPTPPLPVTGGALAAWLPPLGAGLAALGLALLVVRRRRNRSTT; this comes from the coding sequence ATGACGGATCGATCGTCGACTACTCCGGCAACAACTACAACGCGCCAGCGGGGCGCCGCATCATCGCGGCCACCGTCACAGGCCCCCCGGCTCGACGGGGCGAACGTCTTCGAAACGACGAATGCATCCCGGCAGCTCGAGGTCTACTTCCAGGGCCGGATCCCGACGAACGCCGCCCGCAACACCTACACCACGAACACGTTCAACGGGACGCTGGACTACGAGGTCTCGGGTCTCGGCGCACAGAGCGGCTCGGGCACATCGACCATCCACCTGATCGGTCTTCCGCCGACGATCACCGCCTCCACGACCACACCGACGATCGCCGGCGGAGCCTCGTCGGCGACCCCCACGACGGACGTGACGTTCAGCGTCTGCGGCACGACGACCAACGTCGCGGCGGATCACGTTCCGTTCACACCGGAGTACGTCTTCATGGCTCCTGTTGGCTGGACCATCACGCCGGGCTCCGCGTCATTCCCGGCCGGCTCGGTGCCCGACGGCGTGAGCTTCGTCTACCGGACGGCGGTCGTGGGCGGAGTGGCTCGGCAGGTCGCCGTCGCGGCGTGGCCCGCGGGGATCACCTTCGGCATGAACCAGACCCTGCCCTGCATGCGGGTCATCGCGCGACCCGACGCGACGGTCGCCGCAGGCACGTCGGGGCAGTGGCGCGCGTTCGTCGGCAACACCGGCGACGTGCAGACCGCCGACATCTTCACGCTCGAGTTCACCGACACGCCCGACATCGACGGCAACCCCGCGACCCTGCGGTTCAGCGAGGCCGCGCCGCTGGCGGCAGTGCCCGTGGCCGCTGTCGCGGCGCTGCAGGTCCTCAAGGAGATCTGCCTGCCGGATGCCTCGCAGCCGGACGGCTGCCAGTGGTTCGCGGACCCCGACAACTACGTCGGCGTGCCGCCGAACTCCGACTCCATCCGCTACCGCCTCACCGTGACCAACATCGGCAACAGCACGCTCAGCGACGTCGTCGGATACGACATCCTTCCGTACCCGGGCGACACCGGCACGAGCGACGCCACTGGGGGCATCGCGCGCGGCTCGACGTTCCGCGAGACGGTGGAGTCGGTCACCGGGCCGACGAACGGTGCGACCGCGACCTATTCCGGCGCCACCCAGCCCTGCCGCCCCGAGGTGGACGCCACCGTGCAGAACTGCGTGGACGACTGGAGCCCGACGCCGTCCGGCGCTCAAGCGATTCGGCTGGCGAAGCCGGGCCCGCTTCCCGCGGGCCAGTCGTTCTCGATGCAGTACACGGCGGCGGTCGAAGGTGCGCCCGGCTTCGGAGCGGTGGCGTGCAACTCGTTCGCCGTGCGGGTGACCGGACTCTCCCTCGTCTCGGAGCCGGCGCCGGTGTGCGCCTCCATCGAAGAGACGGATCTGCAGATCGTGGCCGGCACCCCGCGCGTGCAGCAGGGTCGGCCGGGAGTCCTCCCGTGGACCGTCACCAACAACGGCGGCGCCGCATCGACGATCGGCACGGTCGCCCTCGGCGACATCCCCGCCGGCCTCGTCGTCACCTCGCTGACCCCCGCCGGCTGGACGTGCACCGCGACGGATGCCGATGGCAACCCCGTCTTCGGAACCGCCGTCGGTCCCGCGACCCTGTCGTGCACATCCAACGGGCCGCTGCTGCTCGGTGTGCCCGTCCCGCTCGACATCCCCGTCATCGCGACGACGCTCGCGCCGATGACGATTCCGGCGATCGTGTCGGGCCGCATGTTCGACACGGTTCCCGAGAACAACGACGCCGAAATGCAGGTCGTGCCGACCCCGCCGGCCGGCGGCATAGGCGTGGCAAAGGACGACGGCGTGACCACCGCCTCGCCGGGCGACGTGCTCACGTACACCATCACGATCGACAATCCGCTCGACTTCGAGACGATAACCGGCGCGACGCTGACCGACGAGCTGCCCGCGGGCGTCGAGTTCGTCTCGGCGTCCGACGGCGGCGTCGAGACGGATGGCACGGTCGTGTGGTCCCTTCCCGATCTCCCCGGTGGGGCCGACCAGACCGTCATCCTCAGCGTGCGCGTGCTCCCCACGATCGCGACTTCCGAGATCGCCAACACCGCCCAGGTGAGCGCTCCCGATCCGGCGATCACCGACGCGACCCTGACCGGTGAAGACGACGACGTGGATGCGGTCGTGACGGCACCCGCGCTGACGCTGACCAAGACGTCCGCCGAGGACACCTTCGCAGCCGTCGGCGACACCGTCGAGTACCGGTTCACGGCGTCGAACACGGGCGACGTCACGCTGACCGGTGTCACGATCGACGACCCCCTGCCCGGGCTCTCCGCCCTCGTCTACACTTGGCCGGGTGCTCCGGGCGTGCTGCAGCCGGGAGAGGATGTCGAGGCGGTCGCCACCTACTCGATCACGCAGGACGATCTGGATCAGGGACACGTCGACAACTCGGCGACTGCCGAAGGGACGCCGCCCGCAGGAGCCGCAGTCGGCGACGATGCGACGTGGACCGTCACCAGCAGCGCAGTGCCTCACCTCACGGTGACGAAGGAGGCCGCGCCGACGACGGTCGTCGCCGCCGGGGCATCCGTCGTCTATACGATCCGTGTCCTCAACGACGGTCCCGTGACCGTGGAGGACGTCACGATCACCGACCCGCTGCCCGGGCTCCCGGCGCTGCAGATCACGTGGCCCGGCGACGAGGGAGTGCTCGCTTCGGGTCAGGAGGCGGTCGCCACCGCGACCTACACGACGACGGTTCAGGATGCCGATGCCGGCCGGATCGTCAATACGGCGACTGCGGCCGGCCGGACACCGGGCGGCGTCGACGTCTCGGATGACGGCTCCGCCACGGTCCTGATCCCGTCCGCGCCGGCCATCGAGGTCGTGAAGCAGGTGGACTACGAGCCCGGCACCGCGGGCCGCGCCGGCGACACCCTCCTCTACGGATTCACAGTGCGCAACACCGGGAACGTCACCCTCACCGACGTCGAGGTCACTGACCCGCTTCCGGGGCTGTCGGAGATCGCGTACGGCACGTGGCCGGGAACACCGGGGGTCCTCGCCCCGGGCCAGTTCGTCACCGCGACGGCGACCTACGTCGTGACCCAGGATGACGTCGACGGCCTGGCGGGCGTCAGCAATACGGCCACCGCCACCGGAACCCCGCCCACGGGGCCGGACGTCTCGGATGACGACACCGCGACGATCACTACTCCGGCGACCTCCGGTCTTCAGCTCGTCAAGACACCGACGCTGACGCCCCAGGGCGACACGGTCGCCGCGGGAGACGTCGTGGAGTACGAGTTCCAGGTGACGAACACCGGGGACGTCACGCTTCACGACGTCGTGCTGGTCGATCCGATGCCGGGTCTGTCGGCGCTCGAGCTCACGTGGCCGGGCGCCGAGGGCATCCTCGCTCCGCTCCAGGTGCTCACCGCGACGGCCACCTACGAACTGACGCAGGCCGACATCGATCGCGGCAGCCTCACCAACACCGCCCGCACGGCGGGTCTCGGGCCGGACGAGGTCGAGACGAGCGACTCCGCGACCGCCGCGGTCGTGCTGCCGCCCGCCCCCGTGCTGACGCTCGAGAAGACCGCCGTGCTCGACCCCGCCGCCGATCCGACAGAGGTCGGCGATGTGATCGAGTATTCGTTCTCAGCGACCAACGACGGCAACGTCACGCTGAGCGGCGTGCTGATCGCCGATCCCCTCCCCGGGCTCTCGCCGCTCGTCTACTCCTGGCCGGGCGTGGAGGGCACGCTGGCACCGGGAGACGTCGTGACGGCCACCGCGACCTATGCCGTGACGCAGGCCGACATCGACGCGGGGCAGCGCCCCAACCTGGCCACGGCGACCGGACGGACCCCCGGTGAAGAATCCGTCACCGGCTCGGACTCCGCGCTGGTCCTCCTCTTCCAGCAGCCGGGGATCGCGCTGCGGAAGACGGCGACCGCGGCCGATGCCAGGTGGGCGGCGGGCGACGTGGTCACCTTCTCCTTCGCGGTGACCAACACCGGCAATGTCACGCAGACGGGCGTCGAGATCGCCGATCCCATGCCGGGACTGTCGCAGATCGCCTACACCTGGCCGGGACAGCCCGGTGTGCTCGCGCCGGGCGAGGCTGCGACGGCGACGGCGACCTACGCGCTGACGGGCGCTGACGTCGCACGCGGAACCCTGGACAACACGGCCACAGTGACCACCGATCGCGGGACCGAGGCATCCGACAGCGTTCGGATCTCCTCGACTCCGTCGCCGACGCCGCCCCTGCCGGTGACGGGCGGCGCGCTCGCGGCATGGCTGCCACCGCTGGGGGCCGGGCTCGCGGCGTTGGGACTCGCACTCCTCGTCGTCCGCCGCCGCCGCAACAGGTCGACGACGTGA
- a CDS encoding GntR family transcriptional regulator: MTTVPLMPVDPRGTVLGDEVYNAIGEAILDGRLAPGEHLRDHELARWLGVSRTPVREALQRLERTGLVEVSPNRFTRVTQPDHGLVGETHEFVVLLLGNIVRLAVMRCPDEVLEDLLGQIDVVIAASRNDDRMGIIDGSARLFATFTQAAGNRAFVRVMREAELVIRRNLSGWHPFIECPVRRSVGYEEFRAAVEARDPDAAERALRAQHGLV, from the coding sequence ATGACCACCGTCCCGCTCATGCCCGTGGATCCGCGCGGCACCGTGCTCGGAGACGAGGTGTACAACGCCATCGGCGAAGCCATCCTCGACGGACGCCTCGCCCCCGGCGAACACCTCCGCGACCACGAGCTCGCGCGATGGCTCGGCGTGTCCCGCACTCCGGTGCGAGAGGCGCTGCAGCGGCTGGAGCGCACCGGTCTCGTCGAGGTGTCGCCGAACCGCTTCACCCGCGTGACCCAGCCCGATCACGGCCTCGTCGGCGAGACGCACGAGTTCGTCGTGCTCCTTCTGGGCAACATCGTCCGCCTGGCGGTCATGAGGTGCCCGGACGAGGTGCTCGAGGACCTGCTGGGGCAGATCGACGTCGTCATCGCGGCATCCCGCAACGACGACCGCATGGGCATCATCGACGGAAGCGCCCGCCTCTTCGCGACGTTCACGCAGGCCGCCGGCAACCGGGCGTTCGTGCGCGTCATGCGCGAGGCCGAACTCGTCATCCGGCGCAACCTCTCGGGGTGGCATCCGTTCATCGAGTGCCCCGTCCGCCGCAGCGTGGGCTACGAGGAGTTCCGGGCCGCGGTCGAGGCACGCGATCCGGATGCCGCGGAGCGCGCGCTGCGCGCACAGCACGGTCTCGTCTAG
- a CDS encoding PP2C family serine/threonine-protein phosphatase: MVFQGSSAAISHTGKVRSNNQDSGYAGSNLFAVADGMGGHAGGDVASSLAIARLESLDQPYESTSQAERALRDAISDAAAELIETVRLRPELAGMGTTVSALVMVDQYAVIAHIGDSRIYLYRDETLTQITTDHTFVQRLVDSGRITPEEARYHPRRSVLMRVLGDMDADPEVDTFIMPTQAGDRWLLCSDGLSGVVDDTHTAKSLSMGLPPGRTADNLLKQALDGGAPDNVTIVLVDVGGQHPLFSGTATIVGSASNPIGIEVPAARSGRGGGGWLHPARTAANEPTHFEPAPEFLEELIEEDRRRARRRSIGWIVGVVLALALIVAGLVLAYQWTQTRYFVGADEDTVVIFQGIQQDIGPISLSTPYQDTGIPLDDLSQFARSTVEQTISASSLADAQRIVASLADSAGGSR; encoded by the coding sequence ATGGTCTTCCAAGGCTCGAGCGCCGCGATCTCGCACACCGGCAAGGTGCGCTCCAACAACCAGGACTCCGGCTATGCCGGTTCGAACCTGTTCGCCGTGGCCGACGGCATGGGCGGCCACGCCGGCGGCGATGTCGCCTCGAGCCTCGCGATCGCCCGGCTGGAGTCGCTCGATCAGCCGTACGAGTCGACCTCCCAGGCCGAGCGCGCACTTCGGGACGCGATCTCGGATGCCGCGGCCGAGCTCATCGAGACGGTCCGGCTCCGCCCCGAGCTCGCGGGCATGGGCACGACCGTCAGCGCGCTCGTCATGGTCGACCAGTACGCCGTCATCGCCCACATCGGCGACTCCCGTATCTACCTGTACCGCGACGAGACGCTGACGCAGATCACGACCGACCACACGTTCGTCCAGCGGCTCGTGGACTCGGGCCGCATCACGCCCGAAGAGGCTCGGTACCACCCCCGTCGCTCCGTGCTCATGCGCGTGCTCGGCGACATGGACGCCGACCCCGAGGTCGACACGTTCATCATGCCGACCCAGGCCGGCGACCGGTGGCTGCTGTGCTCGGACGGTCTTTCCGGAGTCGTCGACGACACGCACACCGCGAAGTCGCTCTCGATGGGCCTCCCGCCCGGCCGCACGGCCGACAACCTCCTGAAGCAGGCGCTCGACGGCGGTGCCCCCGACAACGTCACGATCGTCCTCGTCGACGTCGGCGGGCAGCATCCCCTCTTCTCCGGCACGGCGACGATCGTCGGGTCGGCCTCGAACCCGATCGGCATCGAAGTGCCGGCCGCACGCTCGGGCCGTGGCGGCGGAGGCTGGCTGCACCCCGCCCGCACGGCGGCGAACGAGCCGACCCACTTCGAGCCCGCGCCCGAGTTCCTCGAGGAGCTCATCGAGGAGGACCGCCGGCGCGCCCGGCGTCGCAGCATCGGCTGGATCGTCGGGGTGGTCCTCGCGCTCGCACTCATCGTGGCCGGCCTCGTGCTCGCCTACCAGTGGACACAGACCCGCTACTTCGTGGGCGCCGACGAAGACACCGTCGTGATCTTCCAGGGCATCCAGCAGGACATCGGCCCCATCTCGCTCTCGACGCCCTACCAGGACACCGGCATCCCTCTCGACGACCTGTCGCAGTTCGCGCGCTCGACCGTCGAGCAGACCATCTCGGCGTCCTCGCTCGCCGACGCGCAGCGCATCGTGGCGAGCCTCGCCGACTCGGCGGGAGGCAGCCGATGA